CTGAACCTCAAAAAGGCTTTAGGCGTGACACACTGACAACACTGCCACAGGTGCAAAGTGGGGTGCATGCTTAATCATATGTTCCcacttaatatttttaaacccAAGTCAACCAATCATTTCCCTCCACGTCACCACCTTCCTTTTCTTTCTCCCCTCGactaaattaaaatctaaaaccttTTTTGTTCTCTTCCGGCGACACCTATCTCCGGCGAGGCGTGAAAGACTGAAAAACAACTGTTCCAGATCCCGGAAACTCATCCTTTAGTCTGCTCCGACACTTGAGACCGAGCTTCTTCGGCAACAGTCGCTCCACTCGCTTTGTCACCTCGTGGTCATAATCCTCGCCGCCGTAAGTGGTGGCGATGGAGACGCAACTCGGCCGGAAAACATCAATAGCGCGAGTTAACACCTCCGCGATATCTCCACGACCGTCGTCGTCGTATAAAGACAACCCGCACTCGAAGCTCGCGTAGCTAAAACCGTCTTCCGGCGTGACGTGGATCGTCGAGTAACGCTCTCCGTCGACTCCGTTCATCGAGTAACCGCAAGGATCAAACGCGAAATCGCATACAAACGCGTTTTCGTTAATCATATCGATCCCGCTCAGCCGCGTCATCTCTTTCCCGGCGGAATCGCTATTTTTCTCGTCCCCTTTCCGTCTGAAGAAGCTCCGGGCGTTGACTCGGTCAAGCTCCGTCATGCAAACCTCAACGACAACGACCCTCTCATCAGGTTCCACGTCAGCGCTAGCCGCGAACACGTGCCAAGCACGCGAGGGGTTATTAGACGGCGTCATGACGGAGGCTTTACGGTGACGGAGAGATTTCGGGAGGCTTTCTTCGACGATGACGACTTCGTCTTCGAAGCTCGTGTAAGGGAAAGGCTGtgagtttgggaatatgaagcTGCCTCGCGAGTATCTACACGCGCGTAGCGTGAGGTTGAGAGTACGCGCGAGGTGGATGAAAGGACGGATTGATTTGAGGAGTTGAGTGGTGCCGCATGTCTTGATGATGATTTTGGTTGGGTAGACGAAGAGGCTCGACTCGGAGAGGACGTACGCGTCGAAGCTACGGTTCGCTACGGCGGAGACCACCGTGCACTGCACTTGGGTTAGGACTTGGTCTAGTGATTCGAAGTCGATTAGACGGAGGCCCATTGggtttttattggttgttgAGTTGTCGTGGAAGAATCGAAGTTCGAGTCTTTTCTCGAAACCCTCGAACCCAGACACTGCCATTGTATGGTCAGAAGAAGATGTGGGAGTGAAACAGAACAGGGGAAGTGTGGCGATAGAACAGAACAGAGGAAATGTTTTTGTGTGTAGAGAAGTAGTGGTGATTAGTGGAGGAGAAGTGGTATTTATAGGAGATATTCTAGAGGATAGAGAAACAGGAGCATGCGAGGTTAAGAGACCAAGAAATCATGATTACATGCATAATGAAACGAGAAAGATGATGAGAGTTTGTGTTTTGCGTGTAATGTATCTGTGAATCTTAGTGTATGTTAGAGATCTAACTAGTGTGTGTTTCTGATTCTGTTCTGGTTTCTTGTGTTCTGTAATGAGAAAGATCTGTAGGTTATGACATACGTTTCTGAAGTAATGGATTAATGTAAATTTGCATAATTAAGGTATCGGTAAAACTGTATAGAATCGTTAAGTCATTTGTATAGTGTTTGCAAATGTtagcaataaaatttaatatcgcTTCAAAAGCTACCAATCATGTTACTAAAAGATTGGCGACATCAACGGATAATTGAGAAACAAAAGAGGATGaagatgaaataattttttttttttggtggtttATCATGGCATCCAAAATTATTCTTTAGTGGTTTATTTTGCGATCAAAAATTTCAAGGTGAAATAATTTATCCTGATAgtcattttttgtttcttccgTTCCAACAAACAGAATTGCCAAACCATTGAACGTAGGCGTTCGGGTACCAGTTGgcgttcggatcgggtttttcggatttcagttttttttttataatacctCCTAGGTCCCATTCTAATAAATTTGcaagtacgggtcgggttcggatataacacat
The window above is part of the Brassica napus cultivar Da-Ae chromosome C3, Da-Ae, whole genome shotgun sequence genome. Proteins encoded here:
- the LOC106385124 gene encoding S-adenosylmethionine decarboxylase proenzyme 4 is translated as MAVSGFEGFEKRLELRFFHDNSTTNKNPMGLRLIDFESLDQVLTQVQCTVVSAVANRSFDAYVLSESSLFVYPTKIIIKTCGTTQLLKSIRPFIHLARTLNLTLRACRYSRGSFIFPNSQPFPYTSFEDEVVIVEESLPKSLRHRKASVMTPSNNPSRAWHVFAASADVEPDERVVVVEVCMTELDRVNARSFFRRKGDEKNSDSAGKEMTRLSGIDMINENAFVCDFAFDPCGYSMNGVDGERYSTIHVTPEDGFSYASFECGLSLYDDDGRGDIAEVLTRAIDVFRPSCVSIATTYGGEDYDHEVTKRVERLLPKKLGLKCRSRLKDEFPGSGTVVFQSFTPRRR